Part of the Equus caballus isolate H_3958 breed thoroughbred chromosome 18, TB-T2T, whole genome shotgun sequence genome is shown below.
AGACTCTAAACAGTTGGAACTGCAAAGACATATATTTTCACCACGTGTAAATTAGTCGACAAAGCAACTGATTCCACCTGCTGGTATGCAGATCTAGACATGCAATCTGCCAGTCATTCTAACACAAACAAGCAACAGTGCCAGAGACCCAGGTTCCCCCGGCACAGCACACACACTTCACCCTAAGCACGACAGGCTCTTCAGCATCCGCTCTTAACATTGCATACAACTGACACAGTCCCACGTGACCCCACCATCGACCACTCAACAATGAGGACTCAAGGATGTTTTggaaaaaattctcaaaagtaTTTCCCTTCTGTTGGAATTTAGTGAGAACATGAAACCTTTGTCCAACAAGATCAGTACTTCCCTTTGAAAACATTGATAGGAATGTTTAAAGTCAACTGCAATTACACTAATCAGAAACAACAAGCAAAGATCATACATGTGAGGTTAAAATCAACAAACTAGATCACAGAGCCCTAGTAAGCATATTTCCAATTATCCAGActacatataaaaaataaccTACTAATAATATGTGCTATTAAAATGAagctaattttgtgtgtgtgtgtgtgtgaggaagatcagtcctgagctaacatcagttgccaattcccctttttgctgagaaagattggccctaagctaacatctgtgcccatcttcctctactttatatgtgggacgcctgccacagcatggcttgataagcagtgtgtaggtccgcgcccaggatccaaacctgcaaaccccaggccaccaaagctaaGCACACGCACTTAACTGCTACcccactgggggctggcccctaaaatgaagctaatttttaaaagccaataTACCCTAACATTCTAAAAGGCATACAACATACACACAAACTCACATGATTTTTGTAAAGATGTGATGTACTGAAGGCCATATGCTACTCATTTTGAGAATCTAAAGCCCACCATTATAAAACTATATAGACAATttagatcaaatatatatttacatgacATATTAATGTAAGTTTATATACTTTGTTACCACTCAAGTTTACTCCTAATTAAAGGTGACAGTGTTCCTTTAAATTCTCTAGAGACCATTTAATCCATTTCCACTGCTATCAGAAACActggttgaaaaaaaatcaatacccaTTTGTGAATCTTGAGTATGTATTAAACAAGACACGTCTAACCAGTTCATTTGCACTTGAAAGCAGCCATCTGTAGAAGCCAGCTTTGCCTAAGCAGATATGATTGCTAATAATGTGATATCCCTGTAGACTACAAAGCCCACACAGAGCTATTCAGTATATAGTTCACAGCACTGGCATTAAATTAGTTATGCTGCCCTGGTGTTAGAAACAGATATATGTACATACGCATATACACAATCTTGCTCTCAAACCCCAAACCTACTTGATAATATgcaagtaaatatttgctgaataagaGGGCATAAAGCAATTCATAAATGCTTTATTTGGAGttcaaattttgaaatgttttggagattaaaaaacacataaaatacttAATGGTATTCTAAACTGAAAAGCCAGAGGTCAATCCTTTCCAATTTACAGTATAAAAGCTCCCAGTCAGTGTTAAGCATTTCTACATGcaggaaatattattttattgtatattatatataaagtttCTCTGTATTGTTAAAGGAAGTATTCAcaatttatatatcttttaagtTTATTACAACATAGATATCTATTAAGGATTGGTAAAACAGGCTTATCACATGAGAGTATAAAAAAGAAGCATCTGATTTCTGAATTCTAGTAACAGAAAAATATCCTTAATCCTCTTTACCTATGAAAAGTATATTTGCTAACATGATGTAGCAGGTTGAAAAATAATCTGAGATTTCTCACTGCTAATTAGTACTCCTGACAAGATTCAATCTCAGTATTTGCATAACTATCTATTGATACAGACGACACCACTGAAAAGTTAATAACTTTGCTTAGTTGTAAACTGTAACTTCTTTCACtccttttcaaaaaacaaaatggcTCTCATTCAATACTGAATGAATTATACCAAggtttcttccctcctcttcctgcgGTTCCAACACTTCTACTAAAGTCTTGCTGTTTAGTATGATCTTTCCAATGATACCAATGAGAATAAACGAAACTTGAAATAAACTTTTTCGCATTCCTTTCAAATGATGAATTAGTAAACACAAGAGAGACctgtttaaattctttaaaattttctacgGTAGTCTTCAAATACcaaactaaagataaagaagcCTTCCTACAACGTCAGTTTAATCACTTGACCTATTTCTATTGATTAGAGATGACATACCTTCAAGATTTCACTAAGTAAAACCCAATAAAGCCACACAAAATTAAGCTTGCAATacaatttacactttaaaaagtcACTTATTACTCATGTATAACACTGCTTCATCATTAGTGGCTGCAAATCAAATTACACTCATTAGCTAAAATAAAGCACAATTTTGGACCTGCCCTCTAGTGTTGAGAAAGCAAATCAAATTCccaaagatcttttaaaaaaaaagtacaaccATGAAGTTTCAGCAAGAACAGGTCTTATTTAACTAAATTTCTTGTCCCTTTCTTTGAATTAATCATAAGCAGATACGTGCTACTTCTATTTCAGATATTCAGATGtaaaagtataatttttcatTGGCCATCGGTGAATAAAATCTTTGGAGTTATTATAATTACTTAAAACtattgtacttttattttcatttttagaaaaacacCACAAAATTACTGAcaatttacacattttaaaaattatctaaaagcATGTAAACATCTACAGCTCTTCAATTGGTTTATAGTAACAGTAAATCCcgatatataatttaaaagaccGTTATTCATTTTAATCATGAGTATCTCTGTattagtaaaaattataaaatgtgaaaCTGGAAAATAATTCCTTACCTTGACCGCATTCTCAGAACCTTCCTCTTTAAAATCTTCGTATTTCATTACTTCAGCCATAATGAATCCTTTTTCAAAATCTGTGTGAATCTTTCCTGCAGCTTGAGGAGCCTTCGTccctttctttgaaaagaaagacCAGAGAAAGCTAATTGCATTTAAGATGACTGATTCTAAGTGTAGAGTTTCTTTTCTCTGATGTGCAGTTGGGCTCAACTTAAACTTAGTTTAGCATCAGTTAAGATGTCAGATATACAATTAGTACGTTTTCAATGCTGGGCACTGTCTGTGCAGCAGACTGAGCACAGACACATCAGTAGATATTAGAGAAGCACAGCTCTGTTTTTATTAAGAGTCGTCCACAGTTTTATTGATTTAGATGCGGTGGTCTGGTTTTGGCGTAGGtttcatttcaattttctattcttcacagtagaaaaaaataaggattttaaaGTAACTTTCAAGCTGAATTATCAaaggttttaaaaagataaaaagccaTGAAAATTTCAGCTCATCTaaagaacatataaaaatcaatatataaagagacattttaaagatatttccaaCAAATCATATAATCTATGTTCagcaaataattttgaaattctcATAAAATTTCTGAACATTTTACATAATACACCCTGCCTCTAACCATCATGAAGGAAAATTCAAGTTGATATAGGAAGAGAAATGTCTTATAATTACCCCATATGTTAAATTACAAGGACATGCATTCCAGGCACACACAACCATGGAAAGAAATCTGGGAAATAATGGTGACCTAAAGGCTGCTCAATAAAGCATGTTAAAGTGATAAGGAGTCTGACGCTATAAAGCACAGTTTTTACAATAAAAGATGTATTGGGTTAATATGGCTACTCACTGATGCTTACCTGACCAAATATCCTAGCACATTAAATCATGGATACTTACAATCAGTCTTAAGATAAACCAGCTTTCACATTTACAAGCCCAGAACACGTTATCTTTCCTGCTGCACATACTTAAGTTTGGAAGTTTTAAggctttaaaatataaagtaaaaataaacccTGGCAATTTGTTTACCAACTCGGATTTGCTTTGACAATATTTTCTAAGTCTATATAAACGGGCCATGGTTAGAAGTCAATCATTTTTTTACAAAGGGGAGAGGAGATAAGAAGAAAAGTGAATCTCACATTCACACAATGCATTTAACATTATGTTGAACTGCCTCCATGCTCCCATCCATATCAAATCAAAGTAAATGTTACAATAGATTACAGTAGTCagtgaaaacagaaatcaaagcAGCACTGAAATTTATCACCTAACACATATTaaaaaagcataataaaagaaTGACTAAGACAGTATTTCTAAAAGTTCTGACATTTTTATATTCTGCAACACTATTTGGgactacatatattttaaaatatttttcaatagtGACTACCATATtacaatatatttacatttaaaagcaAGCCATTACAGTTCAGTTTCTATTGTCCTCTGGGAATAAATTAGTCATTCTTTCTGGTCATAATCAGTGTGCACCGATATTTAAAACacatatcacatttttaaaaaagaaagattgaatatataacattgtaaaaataaacacTACTTCTatgaattcaaataaaaaaaggcATGAATTATTACATATTAAGTTTAGCTCTTTGAGCCCAACTGTGTATCCATGAAGAGCATAATGATGTCATATTGCTTTTATTGCTGAAAATGTAATCCGAGGAAAGCAAAGGAGGAAAGAACCACCCGCAACCCAAACAAACTTAGCgaacacaaaatgaaaagcaacatcAATTTCACTGCAGACAAACCCAGTCACACAGATTAAGCAAGCACAATACTGGTGCGTCTTATCTCTGACCACAGGAGGAGGGTAGACAGATTCTACAGGATGAAGAAATTCAGACTATGTAATAGGCAGAATCAATTGTTACCTGCCTCAATCAATGCCGCTCCACTTTCACTGTTCAGCAGCTCACAAATAATTAAAGTTATCCTGGACAAAAACCTCATCTGTAATGACTAGCTAACCGCCACCATGACAAACTTCAAAGTCAGTGATATCAATCTGAATTCAATAGTGTGGAACTGGATATAGCTGATGAATAAGTATGAATCTTACCCTGATGGTCCATGCACGCACTTCATCTGGGCCTGCAGTGAAAAAGTATTCTAGTTGGAGTGCTGCAAACCCAGCCTTAATGATCTTTGGCAAAGcgctgaaataaaatgaaacaaattcacTCAACATATAAGTTGATTGTGCCAGAGATGGATGTAGAGctaaaattattcatttcaagCAGAAAATGCTGAAGACACTAGTAAATGACCATTCATCTTTCATAAAACACTTGAAAAGGTCAGAAAGCATATAACTATTTCTAAAAAATCCCTTCTAAAATTGGTTTTAATTGTATTGGTCTGAATATATCATCTTGAATTGtttactataaaaaaagaaaaatttggtcTACCCATTCTATGACTATTTCCCTCTAATATTAATTATTTCCAGGATGTGGGTCATGAAAGCAAAATTATTTCTTGGAAATCCAATGTTTAAACAATATATTACTGTTACTCAGAAAAAATCAAGGCAACTGATTCaccctttctcctcccccactGAACATGACGAAAGAGTTTTGGCGATCGTTCCTTCTCAAAAATATACATAACTAATACCTATGTTATAATTAAAACACTGTACGGAGATGACAGATGACAGttaaaaacttaatttaaaataaatcttttcacTCTGTCTCATGGTAAAGAAAGGAGAAGATTCCCTCTTTATAATGGTAATTACTCTGTCATTTATTATTCTATCAGCGCAAGCAATTAAATTACTGCAAGGAAATAGTTGATAATAAAGTGTAGGGAAAATGAATGCTAATTAACCTTTGTGTCATGTTCGCTTCCAGATACTTCTGTCTCTCCTCAGCACTCAATTCTTGCAACTTGAGTTCCAAGGCCCCACTAAAAGGAATGACCAAGGCACCTGGGTCATACTTGTCCACCCACTCTTTAATTTTTATCAACCTGTAGACAAAAAAGGGCACAACATTATCTTGTAGTGCATGCATGACTGTACCACATTCATTATTATCAAGTAGCACATACATATTCATAAGAATTGCACGGTTTTATGATGCCATCTTTTTGTGTATAGCTTTCCAAGGTCAAGGCATTAACAGGCAGCAATTGCTTCAGGTATACGCCATAATATTTTACTGTAGTCTAGTTTTACTTTAGCACATTATCTATAGAAActattatacaaatattttaaaactttttaaagttacaCTAAATTTGTTCAGCATTAACATACGTGCCCTTAAAAACCTTGATTTTAGGACAATTTTTTCTTACTttacaaagtaaaattttaaaaagcaaaaacataaagTTTCATTTGTATAGGAATCACACCTAAAACTGCCAGCTAATTTTGAAGAAGCTTtgacaaataaataatttgttcaCCAGATATGCGTATGCCTGGTTTCACTTCCTTCTGGGACTAACGAGAGCCTATAGTTGTCACTGGTTTTGAGGGAGATTTTTGCTAATCAAAACAAAGACGTCCAGCAATACAGATTTACAAACCTAGTTGACTGGTGTACACACCAGTCTTACGAACCTCACTTCTGTAGGATCATAAATAACAGAACTATAgaggaaataaattcctttaCTCAAAAAGCGTTTGGAAAGACAAATTGGTTAGGAAATTGATACCAAGTGTTACCTGAAAAGAAGCTATTaagtgactttttctttcttccaaagcaTGAAGTATTTTGACAAAGTAGTAGTCAGAACATAAATGAAATAAGTATAATGAATATATTAACCGGGTTCTGATCCTACCACTCTGCTAGCTTCTTATTCCTGGGCAGGTTATgaacctttctaagcctcagtttcctcatctataaaaatggagataataatagtatttattatATTGTAAAGAACCTAGAaaataatgcctggcatatagtaaatgaTAACAATAGTTACTATTATGAATTTTCATTCTCAGATAATCAGAGCATATATGCTTATGATTCTAGAATAGTTTAGTATAGAATCGAATATAGATTTCatagaaatttatattaaaaagttttaTGTATACCATAGTCTTACATAATTCCACTAGCCTCCCATATTTAGACTGAGATTTTAATAGCTATTGTGATAAAAAAAGCTGTGGCAGGAATCCTTTAAGTAATCAATGTAAATGTCACTTTAGGGGAAAATGAACACAAGAGCTAAACTGCAAGTTCATCAACACTCACCTATCACAGAAAACGGCAGGGGATCCGAGttatcagaaaattaagaatatggCCTACTAAGTAGGATTTAGGATGGGACAAAGGAATGAAACATTCACATAATAGTTTATATATCTTTGTTATACAAGGCTAAcctataatttacttatttaatatgTTACCAGTGTTTTTTgatcttcatatttttttccttttggtcacatcctaagggaaaaaaatagaccAATCCCTAATAGTTATTTTGGAATAAAGtatgtgtcttttaaaataggaaatcCAAACCAGATATTTTCTTATCCAAAATTATGAAGGACAggttaaggaaaaaaaggaaaatttaaattgaTACTTCTGCCTATAATAACATTACAAGATTCTAAGTTATTTCATAGACTTACCCTATTCAAACAAAAGTGTATGTTAAATGTTATCATCAATGGTTTAGTAACATAAGTTTATTATACAAGTCAGAAtcaaatatgtaattaaaaaaagatcacacaccaaaTACAGATTCAATGAAAGTGAAATAGAACAAGCCCATGTAAAAggataatataaaaatatcattcaCATTTTGTTTCGTAAATATGGTCAACATAACTAATAAAACCAGAACTGTTATGAAacaacaagataagaaataattaCTTTGGCTAAAACATCAATTCAGAATAACAATAGTGCTACCCTGTCATTTTAACAGCCTTTCCTGCAGAGTCCTCAGAGGGATTATTTGCATTCCTCAGGTGTTCTATTGTACAATTCAGATGAATAAAGACTTACAAATCATTCCTCTACCGCCAATGTGAGACTTTGATCTGGTGAATACACCATTGTACCTTAACTATAATTGGCAAAAAACCTGACAGTGTAGAGCATCACAAGCTTAATAACAAAGGAGAATATCTCAAAGTGTTGACAGATGATCTTCATAATGCAGAAGCAGAGCTGGTACATTTTAGCAATAAATGAGCACTGAGGTCTAAAGGTCTCTAAAGTGACTGACATCAGACCTGCTACAGCCTCACTAAAAGAAAAAGGTACCGTAGCACTCTCCGTAAAGTGAGTTAGGCTCTTTGCCTGCAAGCTTCACTTTTGTGACTTTCACTGTCATAGAAAACACAGGGAAGATGAAAAGTGAGTTAGGTTCTTTGGCTGTCTGCTTTACTTTTGTTACTTTTACtatcaaacaaaaataagaaatgttccaaagtgatttttaattacatatttgaaaaaagCCTTgggcaattaaaaaatatgactcGCCTTCAAGATTACAgactaaaatacataaaatatatttactaggTCTGAGGGTTACAAAAGTGTGATAATGAGGCCAAGATCACAAGTTTGAACCCCATTGGGACCAGTTACCTTTtgcagaaaaatgtctattctattGCTACAAACCATACCCCAAACTATAGTTAGTCATCTCAAAAATGTGTGCTACCAGCACACGAGGGATATGGAAAATCAAAGTTGAGCTCAGTACCACTACCAGAAAAACAATTTCAAGTACATTGTGTCAAAGCGACTGAATAATAATCTCCATATACAAATGTTAGCAAATGTCTAAAGAAAATTATCCTACCCAAATTGTTAGTGACcaagataataatgataatgatgatgatgatagtgtcatagaatataacattatatgaatggAGAAGAAACAGTAAAGATAATACACTCCCAAGACATAAACTGTAAAGACTTTCATAGtattcattttacaaatttatATGAACAGAATAGTGCAA
Proteins encoded:
- the OLA1 gene encoding obg-like ATPase 1 isoform X2 yields the protein MIGPIIDKLEKVAVRGGDKKLKPEYDIMCKVKSWVMDQKKPVRFYHDWNDKEIEVLNKHLFLTSKPMVYLVNLSEKDYIRKKNKWLIKIKEWVDKYDPGALVIPFSGALELKLQELSAEERQKYLEANMTQSALPKIIKAGFAALQLEYFFTAGPDEVRAWTIRKGTKAPQAAGKIHTDFEKGFIMAEVMKYEDFKEEGSENAVKAAGKYRQQGRNYIVEDGDIIFFKFNTPQQPKKK